The Brachyspira hyodysenteriae ATCC 27164 genome includes a window with the following:
- a CDS encoding ankyrin repeat domain-containing protein — protein sequence MLKNKNIFIIIVSFIFLIITSLFLYSQEYDTNYYKNLFDKMFTNKDELKEMAKDPKEYMENLAKKAVEKVLKEKIELYKKYNVIEIESLEYEYQNTAEGYGDLEDVKKFIQKYDINGVYDGYTLLYTYSGYRGSTDIVEFLLENNADVYQKSINGKTALYSAVDDYAYDVVEIILKHYKNDDDINDEFLLAVNQENEPMLKRLLKKKFLFFGNKFKMDLDKGLEIALDKGNEDIAAILVLNGAKTDNFLYYFKLVFGKYLILIAILIAVIIIFIKAYKRRYIPTIYQNTVTFITFKDKVNNMYIYCYAYYGRLLSVISGCFGNIFINNDKIKGYYNILSNFMDNYISIYCFDDNKQNDKEYFSWYDIIIERNEKAIIKFDCSLYDFINSDKKEINYIVEISDSKIINGVFEVNRNPDIKVEYFKLIFKKIAKSNHLINILRYLFDLYHFNIKNNDKINSYINGDNKSFSEKTNELKINVEQILKKHESMLFNDIKTKYYDKLKDFYNADNIVYFDDKTICVYKRFAKIEANNNLIVNNISLIIDLDNEKLISPYFKDFVNNADEILKRYNVPKNFYNDTDNLIFLITEAGIILMKDKGHKKIFIPLDDIKYNINKDHYLSYLFD from the coding sequence ATGTTAAAAAATAAAAATATTTTTATAATAATTGTATCTTTTATTTTCTTAATAATAACATCTTTATTTCTATATTCTCAGGAATATGACACCAATTACTATAAAAATCTTTTTGATAAAATGTTTACAAATAAAGATGAATTAAAAGAAATGGCAAAAGACCCTAAAGAATATATGGAAAACTTAGCAAAAAAGGCAGTAGAAAAAGTATTAAAAGAAAAAATAGAACTTTATAAAAAATATAATGTTATAGAAATAGAAAGTTTAGAATATGAATATCAAAATACTGCAGAAGGTTATGGGGATTTAGAAGATGTTAAGAAGTTTATACAGAAATATGATATAAACGGAGTATATGACGGATATACCTTGCTTTATACTTATTCAGGATATAGAGGCAGCACTGATATAGTAGAGTTCTTACTTGAAAATAATGCTGATGTTTATCAAAAATCTATTAATGGTAAAACAGCCCTTTACAGTGCTGTAGATGATTATGCTTATGATGTTGTTGAAATTATCTTGAAACATTATAAAAACGATGATGATATAAATGATGAGTTTTTGTTGGCAGTTAATCAAGAAAATGAACCTATGTTAAAAAGGCTATTAAAAAAGAAATTTTTATTCTTTGGAAATAAATTCAAAATGGACTTAGACAAAGGGCTTGAAATAGCACTTGATAAAGGCAATGAAGATATAGCTGCCATATTGGTTTTAAACGGAGCTAAAACTGATAATTTTTTATATTATTTTAAATTGGTATTTGGTAAATATTTAATTCTTATAGCTATTCTTATAGCTGTTATTATTATTTTTATTAAAGCATATAAAAGAAGATATATTCCTACTATTTATCAAAATACAGTAACGTTTATAACTTTTAAAGATAAAGTAAATAATATGTATATTTACTGTTATGCTTATTATGGCAGACTATTATCTGTAATTAGTGGTTGTTTTGGAAATATATTTATAAATAATGATAAGATAAAAGGGTATTATAATATACTCAGTAATTTTATGGATAATTATATTTCTATTTATTGTTTTGATGATAATAAACAAAATGACAAAGAATATTTTAGCTGGTATGATATTATTATAGAAAGAAATGAAAAAGCCATTATAAAATTTGATTGTTCTCTTTATGATTTTATAAATAGTGATAAAAAGGAAATTAACTATATTGTGGAAATATCTGATTCTAAAATTATAAATGGAGTTTTTGAAGTTAATAGAAATCCTGATATTAAGGTAGAATATTTTAAATTAATATTTAAAAAGATAGCAAAATCTAATCATTTGATAAATATTCTTCGCTATTTATTTGATCTCTATCATTTCAATATAAAAAACAATGATAAAATTAATTCATATATAAACGGAGATAATAAATCATTTTCTGAGAAAACAAATGAATTGAAGATAAATGTTGAACAGATTTTAAAGAAACATGAGAGTATGTTATTTAATGATATTAAAACTAAATACTATGATAAACTTAAAGATTTTTATAATGCTGATAATATAGTTTATTTTGATGATAAAACAATATGCGTATACAAGAGATTTGCTAAGATAGAAGCTAATAATAATCTTATAGTAAATAATATATCGCTCATAATTGATTTAGATAATGAAAAATTAATAAGTCCTTATTTTAAAGATTTTGTTAATAATGCTGATGAGATATTAAAAAGATATAATGTTCCTAAAAACTTTTATAATGATACAGACAATTTAATTTTTCTTATAACAGAAGCCGGTATCATATTAATGAAAGATAAGGGGCATAAAAAAATATTTATTCCTTTAGATGATATAAAATATAATATTAATAAAGATCATTATTTGTCTTATTTATTTGATTAA